The following proteins come from a genomic window of Synechococcus sp. NB0720_010:
- a CDS encoding ligase-associated DNA damage response DEXH box helicase, which yields MTSALQPIEAWFQEQGWSPMAFQKEVWNAYLQGQSGLLQVPTGSGKTYAAVMGPIAEMLQEPGQGKGLRLLVITPLRALSRDLALAIEQPIEAMGWPIRVGIRNGDTATYERSKQLRTPPQILITTPESLSVLLANPKAPALFEGLQAVVIDEWHELMGSKRGSQCELCLSWLRQQRPKLRTWAISATIGNLEEAAQAALGARGSKPLIVSAQLQRETAIRSLLPEQIDGFPWGGHLGLRMYEELIAGLDPAISTLLFTNTRNQAERWHQCLRFACPEMEDALALHHSAIDRTEREAIEAAVKAGDLRWVVCTSSLDLGVDFQPVERVVQIGSAKNLARLLQRAGRSAHCPGGTSQVLFMPTNALELLEVSAMRRGLASGLVEHRKPPELPLDVLLQHLVSRACGPGFEPEQELATVRSSWSFRNISDAQWQWCLDFLEHGGQCLGAYPRYRKLVRCRPGSDEPAEAGQPYRYRVLDKTIARHHRFNIGTITADRSVTVRFVRGAVIGHVEEAFIGRLKPGDVFFFAGRQLEFVRLREMTAQVKATSRKSSTVPAWAGGQMALSDLLSEHLREEVDRCAQGLSDEVELDTPELRALEPLLRRQADLSRIPRREQILLEVCSSREGSHLFVFPFEGRFVHEGIGFLWAWRLARYRPSTVTVSINDYGFELLAPKRYPFDELIELHGDELLDVANLDDDLEQALNFSELCRRRFRSIAQVSGLVTQAMPGQNKTGGQLQISAALLFDVFQKHEPDHLLLEQARREVLEEQLETQRLRAALERMASSEWLMERTQRPGPLAFPLLVERLNNRLSNESVLDRVQRLIAEATKAER from the coding sequence ATGACCAGCGCGCTTCAGCCGATCGAAGCCTGGTTCCAGGAGCAAGGCTGGTCACCCATGGCCTTTCAAAAGGAGGTCTGGAACGCCTACCTCCAGGGCCAGAGCGGATTGCTGCAGGTGCCGACCGGCTCAGGCAAGACCTACGCCGCCGTGATGGGGCCCATCGCCGAGATGCTCCAGGAGCCAGGCCAAGGCAAGGGCCTGCGACTGCTGGTGATCACGCCCCTGCGGGCCCTCTCGCGGGATCTGGCGCTAGCGATTGAGCAACCGATTGAGGCCATGGGCTGGCCGATTCGTGTCGGAATCCGCAATGGCGACACGGCGACCTATGAGCGCAGCAAGCAGCTGCGCACCCCACCGCAAATCCTGATCACCACCCCGGAATCGCTGAGTGTGCTGTTGGCCAACCCCAAGGCACCGGCGTTATTCGAGGGGCTTCAGGCCGTCGTCATTGACGAGTGGCATGAGCTGATGGGCAGTAAACGGGGCAGCCAGTGTGAGCTCTGCCTGAGTTGGCTGCGGCAACAACGGCCCAAACTGCGCACCTGGGCGATCAGCGCGACGATCGGCAACCTGGAGGAGGCCGCCCAGGCAGCCCTCGGGGCAAGGGGCAGCAAGCCCCTGATCGTCTCGGCGCAACTGCAGCGGGAGACCGCCATCCGCAGCCTCTTGCCCGAGCAGATCGACGGATTCCCCTGGGGGGGCCACCTCGGACTGCGGATGTACGAGGAGTTAATTGCGGGACTCGATCCCGCCATCAGCACGCTGCTCTTCACCAACACCCGCAACCAGGCCGAGCGCTGGCACCAGTGCCTGCGCTTCGCCTGCCCGGAGATGGAGGACGCCCTGGCCCTGCACCACAGCGCGATTGATCGCACGGAACGGGAGGCCATCGAAGCGGCCGTCAAGGCGGGGGATCTGCGCTGGGTGGTCTGCACCAGCTCCCTGGACCTGGGGGTGGACTTCCAGCCGGTGGAGCGGGTGGTGCAGATCGGCAGTGCCAAAAATCTGGCGCGGCTACTGCAGCGGGCCGGGCGCAGCGCCCACTGCCCCGGTGGGACGTCGCAGGTGCTGTTCATGCCCACCAACGCCTTGGAGCTGCTGGAGGTCAGTGCCATGCGCAGGGGCCTGGCCAGTGGCTTGGTGGAACACCGCAAACCACCGGAACTCCCCCTCGATGTCCTGCTTCAGCATCTGGTCAGCCGGGCCTGCGGCCCGGGGTTTGAGCCCGAGCAAGAACTCGCGACCGTTCGCAGCAGCTGGAGTTTCCGCAACATCAGTGACGCTCAGTGGCAGTGGTGCCTGGACTTTCTCGAGCACGGCGGCCAATGCCTTGGGGCCTACCCCCGCTACCGCAAGTTGGTGCGCTGCAGGCCAGGCAGCGATGAGCCGGCAGAAGCGGGCCAGCCCTACCGCTACCGGGTGCTCGACAAGACCATCGCCCGCCATCACCGCTTCAACATCGGCACGATCACCGCGGATCGCTCCGTCACAGTGCGGTTTGTACGGGGCGCTGTCATCGGCCATGTGGAAGAGGCCTTCATCGGACGGCTGAAACCGGGCGATGTCTTCTTCTTTGCCGGGCGGCAACTCGAGTTCGTGCGCCTGCGTGAGATGACTGCTCAGGTCAAGGCCACCAGCCGCAAGAGCTCCACGGTTCCAGCCTGGGCCGGAGGACAGATGGCCCTCTCTGATCTGCTGAGCGAACACCTGCGGGAGGAGGTCGATCGTTGTGCCCAGGGCCTGAGCGATGAAGTGGAGCTCGACACACCGGAATTACGGGCGCTGGAACCACTGCTGCGGCGCCAGGCTGATCTCTCACGGATTCCCAGGCGGGAGCAGATCCTGCTTGAGGTGTGCTCGAGCCGTGAGGGCAGCCATCTCTTCGTCTTCCCCTTCGAAGGGCGCTTTGTCCATGAAGGCATTGGTTTTCTCTGGGCCTGGCGCCTGGCCCGTTATCGCCCCAGCACGGTCACGGTCTCGATCAACGACTACGGCTTTGAGCTACTTGCCCCCAAGCGCTACCCCTTTGACGAGCTGATTGAGCTCCATGGCGATGAGCTGCTCGACGTCGCCAACCTGGACGACGACCTGGAGCAGGCCCTGAACTTCTCAGAGCTCTGCCGCCGCCGCTTTCGCTCCATTGCCCAGGTCAGCGGCCTGGTCACCCAGGCCATGCCCGGACAGAACAAAACGGGAGGACAACTGCAGATCAGTGCCGCCCTGCTCTTTGACGTCTTTCAAAAACACGAGCCGGATCACCTGCTGCTGGAGCAGGCCCGCCGTGAGGTGCTGGAGGAGCAACTCGAGACCCAACGCTTGCGCGCGGCCCTGGAGCGAATGGCCTCCAGTGAATGGCTGATGGAGCGCACCCAACGCCCGGGGCCACTGGCCTTTCCCCTCCTGGTGGAGCGCCTGAACAATCGACTCAGCAACGAGTCCGTGCTGGATCGGGTTCAGCGCTTGATCGCAGAGGCCACCAAAGCGGAGCGCTGA
- a CDS encoding ATP-dependent DNA ligase, translated as MKAFSALFAELDGTSSTTAKLEALETYFRSAPPADGAWALALLLGKRRKRLITGRRLREICLKALALPDWLFEACSNQVGDSAETVSLLWGQHQTDPPRQGPERSLGDWMEQVLPKLAAAEGEEQEAAVIRCWQTLPNSELLLINKLLSGGFRVGVSTGLVTRGVARSADLDEALIAHRLMGGFTPSAESFTALTAAASDGDALAARPYPFFLASPIELEQIQQTPADQWQLEWKWDGIRGQLIHRSGGCSLWSRGEDLINEAFPELISLAETLPQGTVLDGEVLIWQAEAPAPEPFATLQRRLGRKAPSRTLQKQCPAAFMAYDLLELEGCDLRQGPLQERREQLETLVQRWSDARAHGEERSRLRLSETPALKGWSELEPLREQAREKGAEGLMLKAKPSPYLVGRKRGHWWKHKLEPFHLDAVLLYAQSGSGRRANLYTDYSFGLWNDEGELVTFAKAYSGLDDGEIRQVDRWIRAHTTERFGPVRAVEPTLVFELAFEGLQPSQRHKCGLAVRFPRISRWRQDKPASEADSVASALALMEGR; from the coding sequence ATGAAGGCCTTCTCCGCACTCTTCGCTGAACTCGATGGCACCAGCAGCACCACAGCCAAGCTGGAGGCCCTGGAGACCTATTTCCGCTCGGCTCCTCCGGCTGATGGGGCCTGGGCCCTGGCCCTGCTCTTGGGCAAGCGCCGCAAGCGCTTGATCACCGGCCGGCGCCTGCGCGAAATCTGCCTGAAGGCCCTGGCGCTGCCGGATTGGCTGTTCGAAGCCTGCAGCAACCAGGTGGGGGATTCGGCCGAAACGGTCTCCCTGCTGTGGGGCCAACACCAAACGGATCCACCAAGGCAGGGCCCAGAGAGAAGCCTGGGGGACTGGATGGAGCAGGTCCTCCCGAAACTGGCTGCAGCGGAGGGGGAGGAGCAGGAGGCCGCGGTGATTCGCTGCTGGCAAACCCTGCCCAACAGCGAGCTCCTGTTGATCAACAAGTTGCTCAGTGGTGGTTTCCGCGTCGGGGTCTCCACCGGGCTGGTGACCCGCGGCGTCGCCCGCAGCGCCGATCTCGATGAAGCCCTCATCGCCCATCGCCTAATGGGCGGGTTCACACCCTCGGCTGAGAGCTTCACCGCGCTGACCGCAGCCGCTAGCGATGGCGATGCCCTGGCGGCGAGGCCCTATCCGTTTTTCCTCGCCAGCCCAATCGAACTCGAGCAGATCCAGCAGACCCCTGCGGACCAGTGGCAACTCGAGTGGAAGTGGGACGGCATCCGCGGTCAGCTGATCCACCGCAGTGGCGGTTGCAGTCTCTGGAGCCGCGGCGAGGACCTGATCAATGAGGCCTTTCCGGAGCTCATCAGCCTCGCTGAGACCTTGCCGCAGGGAACGGTGCTCGATGGGGAGGTCTTGATCTGGCAGGCCGAGGCCCCAGCCCCAGAACCCTTTGCCACCCTGCAGCGGCGCCTCGGACGTAAGGCCCCGAGCCGGACCCTGCAAAAGCAGTGCCCAGCGGCCTTCATGGCCTACGACCTCCTGGAGCTGGAGGGATGTGATCTACGGCAAGGGCCGCTGCAGGAGCGCCGTGAGCAGTTGGAAACGCTGGTTCAACGCTGGAGCGACGCCCGAGCACACGGCGAGGAGCGGTCACGCTTACGCCTCTCCGAGACCCCTGCCCTCAAGGGTTGGAGCGAGCTCGAGCCCCTGCGGGAGCAAGCGCGGGAGAAAGGGGCCGAAGGGCTGATGCTCAAGGCAAAACCCTCCCCCTACCTCGTGGGTCGCAAGCGCGGGCACTGGTGGAAACACAAGCTCGAGCCCTTCCACCTCGATGCCGTCCTGCTCTACGCCCAATCCGGGAGTGGTCGGCGAGCGAACCTCTACACCGATTACAGCTTTGGGCTGTGGAATGACGAGGGCGAGTTGGTGACCTTCGCCAAGGCCTACTCGGGCCTCGACGATGGCGAGATTCGGCAAGTGGATCGCTGGATCCGGGCCCACACCACCGAGCGTTTTGGTCCGGTTCGAGCGGTCGAGCCGACCCTGGTCTTCGAGCTGGCCTTCGAAGGTCTGCAACCCTCCCAACGTCACAAGTGCGGCCTGGCGGTTCGCTTCCCGCGCATCAGTCGCTGGCGCCAAGACAAACCCGCCTCTGAGGCCGACAGCGTCGCCAGTGCCCTGGCCTTGATGGAGGGGCGATGA